In Anaeromyxobacter diazotrophicus, the genomic window CCACCTGGTGTCCGCCCTGCGTGCAGGAGATGCCCTCCATGCTGCAGCTCGGGCGGGCGCTGGCCGCGGCGCACCCCGGGCGCTTCAAGATGGTCGCCGTGTCGGGCGACGACGGCTGGGAGGCCGTGCACGCCTACTTCAAGCAGGCGTTCGGCGGGGCACCCAAGGAGCTCCTGCTCGCCCGGGACGAGGGCGCGCAGGCGGCCAGGAGCTTCTACTGCGCCGCACGCGGGTACTGCCCGGACGTGAAGTTCCCCGAGACCTACATCGTCGACCGCTCCGGAAAGGTCGTCGCCATGATCGTCGGGCCGCGCGACTGGGCCGATCCGGGGTTCCGGCAGTGGCTGGAGTTCGTCATCGCCGGGTAGCCCCCGCCGCGCCGCACCGGGGGCGTCGGCCCCTGGAATGACCTGGAAAATCGGGCGCTTGCTCGCCGGCACCGCCGTCGTGTGACGAGGGTTTTCCTTGATGGCCTTCGCCGCCGTCCGCTATAAACGCTCCGTAACGCGGCGTTTTCCCAGGTGACTGGACGCGCCGCCGGCAGCCGGCGGGACGGAGAGGTTCGCGTGGCGGAGGGGTCGAAGGGCATCCCGGTGGTGGTCATGGGCCTCGGGCACATCGGCCAGGCCATCGCGCGCGCGGTGCTCGAGCAACCCGAGCTCACGCTCGTCGGCGCCGTCGACCCCGCCCACGCCGGCCGGCGCCTCGCCGAGCTCGCCGGGCCAGGCGCGCCCAACCTGAGCGTCGCCGCCGACGCTCGCCAGGCGCTCGCGCGCGCCCGCGGCGGCGTCCTCCTGCACGCGACCGGCTCGTCGTTCGAGGCGGTCCTGCCCCAGCTCGAGGCGGCCGTGCAGGCCGGCCTCTCGGTGGTGTCCACCTGCGAGGAGCTCGCCTACCCGTGGCTCCACCACGAAGAGCAGGCCGAGGCGCTCGACGCCCTGTGCGAGGAGCGGCAGGTCGCCGTGGTGGGCGTGGGCGTGAACCCCGGCTTCGCCCTCGACCGCCTCCCCGCCTTCCTGGCCCAGGTGACCGGGCCGGTGCGCCACGTGCGCGCGCTGCGGGTACAGGACACCGCCCGCCGCCGCCCCGCCCTGCAGCGCCGGGTGGGGGCGGGGCTCGACGAGGAGGCGTTCCACGCCGCCGCCGACCGCGGCGAGCTCGGCCACGTGGGGCTCTCCGAGTCCGCGATGCTGGCCGCCCTCGGCTGCGGCTTCGAGCTCGACGAGGTGGAGGAGGAGCTCTCGCCGCTCATCGCCGAGGAGGACCTCGCCGCGGCGCTGCCGGTCAAGGCGGGGCAGGTGGCCGGCGTCCACCAGGTGGCGCGCGGGTTCGTGGAGGGGACGGAGCGCGTCCGGCTCGAGCTCGTCCTCGCCGCCGGGGCCGAGGACCCGCGCGACGAGGTGGAGCTCGACGCCCGGCCGCCGGTGAAGGTGCGCGTCGAAGGCGGGCTCCCGGGCGACGAGGCCACCGCCTGGAGCGCCGTCAACGCCGCCCTCCGCGTGTCGCTCTTGCAGGGGCTCGTCACCGTCCTCGACCTTCCGGCGGGGCGCTAGAGGGAACATGCTCGACAAGTCGCTCATCGGCCGCGAGAGC contains:
- a CDS encoding TlpA family protein disulfide reductase — protein: MPSDSTRSGRRWPWVAALAVGLVAVALLIAQALNGAAPKAPGRAAAPLPAPPPFAGPEAGAHHAFTPEEARAAEGRLLDEAAFTHPVDVAAPDVTVTGADGKPVRLSALRGQVLFVNFWATWCPPCVQEMPSMLQLGRALAAAHPGRFKMVAVSGDDGWEAVHAYFKQAFGGAPKELLLARDEGAQAARSFYCAARGYCPDVKFPETYIVDRSGKVVAMIVGPRDWADPGFRQWLEFVIAG
- a CDS encoding NAD(P)H-dependent amine dehydrogenase family protein, which translates into the protein MAEGSKGIPVVVMGLGHIGQAIARAVLEQPELTLVGAVDPAHAGRRLAELAGPGAPNLSVAADARQALARARGGVLLHATGSSFEAVLPQLEAAVQAGLSVVSTCEELAYPWLHHEEQAEALDALCEERQVAVVGVGVNPGFALDRLPAFLAQVTGPVRHVRALRVQDTARRRPALQRRVGAGLDEEAFHAAADRGELGHVGLSESAMLAALGCGFELDEVEEELSPLIAEEDLAAALPVKAGQVAGVHQVARGFVEGTERVRLELVLAAGAEDPRDEVELDARPPVKVRVEGGLPGDEATAWSAVNAALRVSLLQGLVTVLDLPAGR